A section of the Lynx canadensis isolate LIC74 chromosome A1, mLynCan4.pri.v2, whole genome shotgun sequence genome encodes:
- the LOC115525102 gene encoding heterogeneous nuclear ribonucleoprotein H-like: MMLGTEGGEGFVVKVRGLPWSCSADEVQRFFSDCKIQNGAQGIRFIYTREGRPSGEAFVELESEDEVKLALKKDRETMGHRYVEVFKSNNVEMDWVLKHTGPNSPDTANDCFVRLRGLPFGCSKEEIVQFFSGLVIVPNGITLPVDFQGRSTGEAFVQFASQEIAEKALKKHKERIGHRYIEIFKSSRAEVRTHYDPPRKLMAMQRPGPYDRPGAGRGYNSIGRGAGFERMRRGAYGGGYGGYDDYNGYNDGYGFGSDRFGRDLNYCFSGMSDHRYGDGGSTFQSTTGHCVHMRGLPYRATENDIYNFFSPLNPVRVHIEIGPDGRVTGEADVEFATHEDAVAAMSKDKANMQHRYVELFLNSTAGASGGAYEHRYVELFLNSTAGASGGAYGSQMMGGMGLSNQSSYGGPASQQLSGGYGGGYGGQSSMSGYDQVLQENSSDFQSNIA, from the coding sequence ATGATGTTGGGCACCGAAGGCGGAGAGGGATTCGTGGTGAAGGTCCGGGGCTTGCCTTGGTCTTGCTCAGCAGACGAAGTGCAGCGTTTTTTTTCTGACTGCAAAATTCAAAATGGGGCTCAAGGTATTCGTTTCATCTACACCAGAGAAGGCAGACCGAGTGGCGAGGCTTTTGTTGAACTTGAATCAGAAGATGAAGTCAAATTGGCCctgaaaaaagacagagaaactatGGGACACAGATATGTTGAAGTATTCAAGTCAAACAACGTTGAAATGGATTGGGTGTTGAAGCATACTGGTCCAAATAGTCCTGACACGGCCAATGATTGCTTTGTACGGCTTAGAGGACTCCCCTTTGGATGTAGCAAGGAAGAAATTGTTCAGTTCTTCTCAGGGTTGGTAATCGTGCCAAATGGGATAACATTGCCGGTGGACTTCCAGGGGAGGAGTACGGGGGAGGCCTTCGTGCAGTTTGCTTCACAGGAAATAGCTGAAAAGGCTCTaaagaaacacaaggaaagaaTAGGGCACAGGTATATCGAAATCTTTAAGAGCAGTCGAGCTGAAGTTAGAACTCACTATGATCCACCACGAAAGCTTATGGCCATGCAGCGGCCAGGTCCCTATGACAGACCTGGAGCTGGCAGAGGGTATAACAGCATTGGCAGGGGAGCTGGCTTTGAACGGATGAGACGTGGTGCTTATGGAGGAGGTTATGGAGGCTATGATGATTATAATGGATATAATGATGGCTATGGATTTGGGTCAGATAGATTTGGAAGAGACCTCAATTATTGTTTTTCAGGAATGTCTGATCACAGATATGGGGATGGTGGCTCTACTTTCCAGAGCACAACAGGACATTGTGTACACATGCGGGGATTACCTTACAGAGCTACTGAGAACgacatttataatttcttttcaccGCTGAACCCTGTGAGAGTACACATTGAAATTGGTCCTGATGGCAGAGTAACCGGTGAAGCAGACGTCGAGTTTGCAACTCACGAAGATGCTGTGGCAGCTATGTcaaaagacaaagcaaatatGCAACACAGATATGTAGAACTCTTCTTGAATTCTACAGCAGGAGCAAGCGGTGGTGCTTACGAACACAGATATGTAGAACTCTTCTTGAATTCTACAGCAGGAGCAAGCGGTGGTGCTTATGGTAGCCAAATGATGGGAGGCATGGGCTTGTCAAACCAGTCCAGTTATGGTGGCCCAGCCAGTCAGCAGCTGAGTGGTGGTTATGGAGGCGGCTATGGCGGCCAGAGCAGCATGAGTGGATATGACCAAGTTTTACAGGAAAACTCCAGTGATTTTCAATCAAACATTGCATAG